In Myxococcus stipitatus, the following are encoded in one genomic region:
- a CDS encoding ATP-binding protein — MPDTGGGNKRYQRVSTNLLFKDWGKLFHNSAAATAIEDPLVHKRVLVRITGKSRRINQEQELDAA, encoded by the coding sequence ATCCCTGACACAGGGGGGGGCAACAAGCGCTACCAACGCGTCTCCACCAACCTCCTTTTCAAGGACTGGGGCAAGCTCTTTCACAACAGCGCTGCGGCAACCGCTATCGAAGATCCCCTCGTGCACAAGAGAGTGCTCGTCCGCATCACCGGCAAGTCTCGCCGCATCAACCAGGAGCAAGAACTCGACGCGGCCTGA
- a CDS encoding WD40 repeat domain-containing protein, translated as MDATLAAAGAADDRGENATQGSIRLWDVGTGSSRGGISVQASHVWPVAFATSGNLLAAGTSAGDVVLVDMVSMKGLETLKGPPAGARRLSFNSEGSLLAVGADTGSFVGLKVDGEGASTPMRKEDDSQASAAVFSPDGRFIAWGEGSAQVGLWGVEA; from the coding sequence TTGGATGCGACGCTGGCGGCCGCAGGTGCGGCGGATGACCGGGGCGAGAACGCAACCCAGGGCTCGATTCGTCTCTGGGATGTGGGAACCGGTTCCTCGCGCGGAGGCATCTCCGTGCAGGCCTCCCATGTCTGGCCCGTAGCCTTCGCAACGTCGGGCAACCTGCTCGCCGCAGGCACGTCGGCGGGAGACGTCGTCCTGGTCGACATGGTGAGCATGAAGGGGCTGGAAACCCTCAAGGGCCCGCCCGCAGGAGCCCGGCGCCTGAGCTTCAATTCCGAGGGTTCTCTGCTCGCGGTCGGCGCTGATACAGGTAGCTTCGTCGGGCTGAAGGTTGACGGGGAAGGCGCCTCTACGCCCATGCGGAAAGAGGACGATTCGCAGGCAAGCGCCGCAGTCTTTTCCCCGGACGGACGGTTCATCGCCTGGGGTGAGGGCTCGGCGCAGGTGGGGTTGTGGGGTGTTGAAGCGTAA
- a CDS encoding helix-turn-helix transcriptional regulator, whose amino-acid sequence MLRSMTLTSQEFMLRERVITTLHSSLSLTDVLEAARAPLLEFVPADAVAMCLMRVTPELSFQWLVPGPPIPLMAEYIPLSGHDFVRPPIFARPGVVLRDPEMLSRKEYDHNLLYQRSRELGLGLEHVMAVLLPLRPGFVCALALYRTRRRAFDAQCANKLSHMTGTIGDAVRNCTDFEAYTTGARLLEGLYDRLDKAFLIVTRHAHEVARSQYATTLLERWFTPSEFSSSGLPHVLEEQLAALVRMPPDSRHGRDQWVTLHGDAYRSVRFVELPASEGPQQWALLMDEISISIPLPVAMRRKLTPQQAKVAEYALRNWSNAQVAEELHISENTVETHMREIRNRLGVDGRPDLIYQAARLNRPV is encoded by the coding sequence ATGCTCCGTTCCATGACGCTCACTTCCCAGGAGTTCATGCTGCGGGAGAGGGTCATCACGACCCTCCACAGCTCACTGTCCCTCACGGACGTACTCGAAGCGGCGCGAGCGCCCCTCCTGGAGTTCGTTCCGGCCGACGCCGTCGCCATGTGCCTCATGCGGGTCACACCAGAGCTGAGCTTCCAGTGGCTCGTCCCGGGCCCCCCCATCCCCCTCATGGCGGAGTACATCCCGCTGTCAGGCCACGACTTCGTCCGGCCGCCCATCTTCGCTCGACCCGGCGTGGTCCTCCGAGATCCGGAGATGCTGTCGCGCAAGGAGTACGACCACAACCTCCTCTATCAACGCAGCCGCGAGCTGGGGCTGGGCCTGGAGCACGTCATGGCCGTCCTCCTCCCCCTTCGTCCCGGCTTCGTCTGCGCGCTCGCGCTCTACCGAACGCGGCGCCGCGCGTTCGACGCGCAGTGCGCCAACAAGCTCTCCCATATGACCGGGACCATTGGGGACGCGGTGCGCAACTGCACGGACTTCGAGGCCTACACCACCGGCGCGCGCCTCCTGGAAGGGCTCTACGACCGCCTCGACAAGGCGTTCCTCATCGTGACGCGCCACGCGCATGAGGTGGCGCGGTCCCAGTACGCGACCACCCTGTTGGAGCGGTGGTTTACCCCGTCTGAGTTCTCCTCCTCGGGACTCCCACATGTACTCGAGGAGCAACTGGCGGCCCTGGTTCGCATGCCCCCGGATTCACGCCATGGCCGAGACCAGTGGGTCACCCTCCACGGCGATGCCTACCGCTCGGTCCGATTCGTCGAGCTGCCCGCGTCCGAGGGCCCCCAGCAGTGGGCGCTCTTGATGGACGAAATCTCCATCTCCATCCCGCTCCCCGTGGCGATGCGGCGCAAGCTCACGCCCCAGCAGGCCAAGGTCGCGGAGTACGCGCTGCGCAACTGGAGCAACGCACAGGTCGCCGAGGAGCTACACATCTCCGAGAACACCGTGGAGACCCATATGCGAGAGATTCGCAACCGATTGGGCGTCGACGGCCGCCCGGACCTCATCTACCAGGCCGCGCGCCTCAACCGGCCCGTCTGA
- a CDS encoding iron-containing redox enzyme family protein, which yields MHTQTQNQTGTQWVAVLDEEARGLVAAVDAHPDASRLFNGTIDTAGYIHYLIQTYHYARWSTPILGDAGVRLKRSGRNPELAELLIQKAGEERGHERWLLSDLKNLGCSRAQVESATRSSAVDAYTGWNFFTSRSGVPTAVLGTAYVLEYLSQTRAGVGAARLLEVAAIPNIHKSVTFLRSHGELDGDHVEEMSRVLGGLTDPQDREAILLSARVVRNLYPNIFRGEAPIRYRLAG from the coding sequence GTGCATACTCAGACGCAGAATCAGACGGGGACGCAGTGGGTGGCGGTGCTGGACGAAGAGGCGCGAGGCCTGGTGGCGGCGGTGGATGCGCACCCCGATGCCAGCCGCCTCTTCAATGGCACCATCGACACCGCCGGCTACATTCACTACCTCATCCAGACGTATCACTATGCCCGTTGGAGCACGCCGATCCTCGGCGACGCGGGTGTGCGGCTGAAGCGCTCGGGGCGCAACCCGGAGCTGGCGGAGCTGCTCATCCAGAAGGCGGGAGAGGAGCGGGGCCACGAGCGGTGGTTGCTGTCCGACCTGAAGAACCTGGGGTGCTCGCGGGCGCAGGTGGAATCGGCGACGCGCAGCTCCGCGGTGGATGCCTACACCGGATGGAACTTCTTCACGTCGCGCTCGGGCGTGCCGACGGCGGTCCTGGGGACCGCGTATGTGCTGGAGTACCTCTCACAGACGCGGGCGGGCGTGGGGGCCGCGCGCTTGCTGGAGGTCGCGGCCATTCCCAACATCCACAAGTCGGTCACGTTCCTGCGCAGTCATGGCGAACTCGACGGCGACCACGTGGAGGAGATGTCGCGAGTGCTCGGAGGGCTGACGGATCCGCAGGACCGGGAGGCGATCCTCCTGTCGGCACGAGTCGTCCGCAACCTCTACCCGAACATCTTCCGCGGCGAGGCGCCCATCCGCTATCGGCTCGCGGGATAG
- a CDS encoding GNAT family N-acetyltransferase gives MSCRQWRWRVATTQREMDDAARIRWSVFGGELGLLSGKASPSRREVTCFDTLDTTLHVNVYAGSEAVATVRLLLPNAEVAANAGGMVGLDMEQRLDLSGLFGPERVFAEPSRFCVLPQWRRSEALAWLQAGLYAESRRRGVTHWLGSANLETDSHEDARLSSQVAASKGWVSPHWRVAVPHPWQVSSQPRSPFYTAAERAQAEQGKLEGLRLPKAPLLFAKKLGARFIAEPLYDAYFDWFTLPLVVTLDEMPAATLARFQALDPSVRPAV, from the coding sequence ATGTCGTGCAGACAATGGCGCTGGCGGGTTGCAACGACCCAGCGCGAGATGGATGACGCGGCCCGTATCCGCTGGTCGGTGTTCGGAGGAGAGCTGGGGTTGCTGTCCGGCAAGGCGTCCCCCTCGAGGCGCGAGGTGACGTGTTTCGACACGCTCGACACCACGCTGCATGTCAACGTCTACGCGGGCTCCGAGGCCGTGGCGACCGTCCGGCTGCTGCTGCCCAACGCGGAGGTGGCGGCGAACGCGGGCGGGATGGTCGGGCTCGACATGGAGCAGCGGCTGGACCTCTCAGGACTGTTCGGGCCGGAGCGCGTGTTCGCGGAACCGTCGCGCTTCTGTGTGCTGCCGCAGTGGCGGCGCTCGGAGGCCCTCGCGTGGCTTCAAGCAGGGCTCTATGCCGAGAGCCGGCGGCGTGGGGTGACGCACTGGCTCGGGTCCGCGAACCTGGAGACGGACTCGCATGAAGATGCGCGGCTTTCCTCGCAGGTGGCCGCGTCCAAGGGCTGGGTGAGCCCGCACTGGCGGGTGGCGGTGCCTCACCCGTGGCAGGTCTCGTCCCAGCCTCGCAGCCCTTTCTATACGGCCGCGGAGCGCGCGCAGGCGGAGCAGGGGAAGCTGGAGGGGCTGCGACTGCCCAAGGCGCCGCTGCTCTTCGCCAAGAAGCTGGGCGCGCGCTTCATCGCGGAGCCGCTCTACGACGCCTACTTCGATTGGTTCACGCTGCCGCTCGTCGTCACGCTCGATGAGATGCCGGCCGCGACCCTGGCTCGCTTCCAGGCGCTGGACCCAAGTGTGCGCCCCGCCGTCTAG
- a CDS encoding AAA family ATPase yields MIVRRLRVQHFRCFRNPVELAGLGVGVHVVHGPNEMGKSSLVLALARALFDKYSTKDREVQNLRPWGTGLSPRVTVEFEAEGKRYRLEKGFLDGASSCLDEWTGARFERLADSQAADEQVRKFLLASGAPVGATKLGHWGLARLLWLNQSPERHELPMLDSSLKSRLMEAVGVVATSEPEQRLLAAVDAAYHQFYTLKTRKPVADSALEKAAAEVASLEAQARALQARQEAAARHARAIEEAGEARTRLAKEREALEAQEALLHARLAQEAKLEQQLALWDKDVERQRQACAALSRMQEDWLALEADVARHEATAAAKEPELGQAREAWGKAEAACRAARESCRDAVGAQDACEQREARGRLLEKARQALAEQQRLEGQLSQAERLAAVVEKLRRKAATSNPVSEVDVRKVEDAERKLRQAQDRLEAQGIEVLFVPKGSQRIEWETQGHAQHHTVAKGVQKRFAGVSAARLRIEGVGEVRVRTGAEEIGKLQSEVEKHRKEVSRRLREHDVSNLEELRARWESRQALLQEQEKHTGALTALLKAADVESVEVLREQQRARAGQVGALAGQLDLGVESLRTYVYPELATLADELKARKQEARVRAKVKDEAEAAARQAEARLQALTQARDGARQTARALSLRLEAQLEAEGMSLAQCSARLTQAGEVLARLESGRKELLSQLPPPEARAATQHRHVQETLERVQRAETLERERIVREEALLGQAAEDGVYSQWAEMEERLALATEVHARLKTRAEAAERLRMGVRHWLEQVDRTFVTPIQEAVQARLAYLRPAVRAEPFVLTAGFSGASMQTLGGDRALGSFSWGMQEQTLFALRLALGELLAKEGRRAEPQLVVLDDALVNTDAARHQRALELIEAAGESLQVLILTAFPERYRSLRGSKEFDLRALVEASEAT; encoded by the coding sequence ATGATCGTCCGCCGCCTGCGCGTTCAGCACTTTCGTTGCTTTCGCAACCCCGTGGAGCTGGCCGGCCTGGGGGTGGGCGTTCATGTCGTCCACGGACCCAACGAGATGGGGAAGTCGAGCCTCGTTCTCGCGCTGGCACGCGCGCTGTTCGACAAGTACTCCACGAAGGACCGGGAGGTTCAGAACCTGCGGCCATGGGGGACAGGATTGTCTCCTCGCGTGACGGTGGAGTTCGAGGCCGAGGGCAAGCGCTACCGGCTGGAGAAAGGCTTTCTGGACGGCGCCTCGAGTTGCCTGGATGAGTGGACAGGGGCGCGCTTCGAGCGGCTCGCGGACTCGCAGGCCGCGGACGAGCAGGTGCGGAAGTTTCTCCTCGCGAGTGGCGCGCCGGTGGGGGCGACGAAGCTGGGGCACTGGGGGCTGGCGCGGTTGCTCTGGCTGAATCAGTCCCCCGAGCGCCATGAGCTGCCCATGTTGGACTCGTCGCTCAAATCGCGGCTCATGGAGGCCGTGGGCGTTGTCGCGACGAGCGAGCCGGAACAGCGGTTGTTGGCGGCGGTGGACGCGGCCTATCACCAGTTCTACACGCTGAAGACGCGCAAGCCGGTCGCGGACAGCGCGCTCGAGAAGGCCGCGGCGGAGGTGGCCTCGCTCGAAGCTCAGGCGAGGGCATTGCAGGCCCGCCAGGAGGCCGCTGCGAGGCATGCCCGCGCCATCGAGGAGGCAGGTGAGGCGCGGACACGGCTGGCGAAGGAGCGGGAAGCCCTGGAGGCACAAGAGGCCCTGCTTCATGCGCGCCTGGCGCAAGAGGCGAAGTTGGAGCAGCAGCTCGCGCTCTGGGACAAGGACGTCGAGCGACAGCGGCAGGCATGCGCGGCCTTGTCTCGGATGCAAGAGGACTGGCTTGCGTTGGAAGCAGACGTGGCTCGGCATGAGGCCACCGCAGCGGCGAAGGAGCCGGAGCTCGGCCAGGCGCGGGAGGCGTGGGGAAAGGCGGAGGCCGCGTGTCGCGCAGCACGTGAGTCATGTCGAGATGCTGTAGGTGCCCAGGATGCGTGTGAGCAGCGGGAGGCGCGCGGGCGACTCCTGGAGAAGGCGCGTCAAGCGCTGGCGGAGCAGCAGCGGCTGGAGGGACAGCTCAGCCAGGCTGAGCGCCTGGCGGCCGTCGTGGAGAAGCTGCGGAGAAAGGCCGCGACGTCGAATCCTGTGTCCGAAGTCGATGTGAGGAAGGTGGAGGACGCCGAGCGGAAACTGCGACAGGCGCAGGATCGCCTGGAGGCCCAGGGCATCGAGGTGCTCTTCGTTCCAAAAGGCTCGCAGCGCATCGAATGGGAGACGCAGGGACACGCGCAGCATCACACGGTCGCCAAGGGTGTGCAGAAGCGCTTCGCGGGGGTGAGCGCGGCCCGACTGCGCATCGAGGGCGTGGGCGAGGTGCGGGTGCGCACGGGTGCCGAGGAGATTGGGAAGCTCCAGTCCGAGGTGGAGAAGCACCGCAAGGAAGTGTCGCGCCGGCTTCGGGAGCACGACGTGAGCAACTTGGAGGAACTCCGCGCCCGGTGGGAGTCACGCCAGGCGCTGCTCCAGGAGCAGGAGAAGCACACGGGGGCGCTCACCGCGCTCCTGAAGGCCGCGGACGTCGAGAGCGTGGAGGTGCTTCGTGAGCAACAGCGAGCGCGGGCAGGGCAAGTGGGAGCCCTGGCGGGGCAGCTCGACCTGGGCGTGGAGTCGCTGCGGACGTATGTGTATCCGGAGCTCGCCACGCTCGCGGACGAGCTGAAGGCGCGCAAGCAAGAGGCCCGGGTGAGGGCGAAGGTGAAGGACGAGGCGGAGGCCGCGGCTCGACAGGCGGAGGCGCGGCTTCAGGCGCTCACGCAAGCCCGCGATGGCGCGCGGCAGACGGCGCGAGCCTTGTCGTTGCGACTGGAGGCTCAACTCGAGGCCGAGGGAATGTCACTCGCGCAGTGTTCGGCTCGACTCACGCAGGCGGGCGAAGTGCTGGCGCGATTGGAGAGCGGACGGAAGGAGTTGCTGTCGCAGCTTCCCCCTCCCGAGGCACGCGCCGCCACGCAACATCGCCATGTCCAGGAGACGTTGGAGCGAGTCCAACGAGCGGAGACCTTGGAGCGGGAGCGAATCGTTCGTGAGGAAGCGCTCCTTGGGCAAGCGGCAGAGGACGGGGTGTACTCGCAGTGGGCGGAGATGGAGGAGCGGCTCGCCTTGGCGACCGAGGTGCACGCACGACTCAAGACTCGGGCCGAGGCCGCGGAGCGGCTGCGAATGGGGGTCCGCCACTGGTTGGAGCAGGTGGACCGGACGTTCGTGACCCCCATCCAGGAGGCGGTTCAAGCACGTCTGGCGTACCTGCGGCCCGCGGTTCGGGCGGAGCCGTTCGTGTTGACCGCGGGGTTCAGCGGGGCGTCCATGCAGACCCTCGGTGGAGACAGGGCCCTGGGGAGCTTCTCCTGGGGCATGCAGGAGCAGACCTTGTTCGCGCTGCGGTTGGCGCTGGGGGAGCTGCTGGCCAAGGAAGGGCGCCGCGCGGAGCCGCAGTTGGTGGTGTTGGATGATGCGTTGGTGAACACGGATGCGGCTCGCCACCAGCGCGCGCTGGAACTCATCGAGGCGGCGGGGGAGTCGCTTCAGGTGCTCATCCTGACTGCGTTTCCAGAGCGCTATCGGAGCCTGCGTGGGTCGAAGGAGTTCGACCTGCGCGCGCTGGTGGAGGCGTCCGAGGCGACCTGA
- a CDS encoding DNA repair exonuclease — MVKILHSADWQMGLRARHVAEVAAAVREARLAAARNVIQVANAKRVDAVVLAGDIFEDNLVEDRLVHAVLGILAECRSPVFILPGNHDALTPDAVYRRASWKQRPACVYVLEGDAPVPIPGTPAVLLAAPLRQKKGMKDPTSVWCEQSGAEGIRIGVAHGSLRIPGKHSADDFPIATDVVTRAGLDYLALGHWHGQYIHEERAAYAGAHETTKFDEPGAGQALLVEISAKGARPDLTPVPTGRLRWCAIDLDLGQGMESEAQRVRAWVKKEGPPETLLLRIRTQGAAPEEATSMLEGLREELLGRGVLSVVVERRDMPRAEVEGRLAEIAASSPLVGALLDGLAQPLAPGLTGATEEGRLAARQLLSELVLEAWR, encoded by the coding sequence ATGGTCAAGATTCTTCATTCCGCGGACTGGCAGATGGGGTTGCGGGCTCGCCACGTGGCGGAGGTGGCCGCGGCCGTGCGCGAGGCGAGACTGGCGGCGGCGCGCAATGTCATCCAGGTGGCAAATGCGAAGCGCGTGGACGCGGTGGTGCTCGCGGGCGACATCTTCGAGGACAACCTCGTGGAAGACCGGCTCGTCCACGCGGTCTTGGGCATCCTGGCGGAGTGTCGTTCGCCTGTGTTCATCCTCCCGGGCAACCATGATGCGTTGACGCCGGATGCCGTCTACCGGCGCGCGTCGTGGAAGCAGCGCCCCGCTTGCGTTTATGTGTTGGAGGGAGATGCGCCGGTCCCCATTCCGGGGACTCCGGCCGTGCTGCTCGCCGCGCCACTGCGGCAGAAGAAAGGGATGAAGGATCCGACCTCGGTCTGGTGTGAACAGTCGGGGGCCGAAGGCATCCGCATTGGAGTGGCGCATGGTTCGCTGCGCATTCCCGGGAAGCACTCGGCGGATGACTTCCCCATCGCCACCGATGTGGTGACCCGAGCGGGGCTCGATTACCTCGCGCTCGGACACTGGCATGGGCAATACATCCACGAGGAACGCGCTGCCTACGCGGGGGCTCACGAGACGACGAAGTTCGACGAGCCAGGCGCGGGGCAGGCGTTGCTGGTGGAGATCTCCGCGAAGGGGGCGCGTCCGGACCTGACGCCCGTGCCTACTGGAAGACTGCGCTGGTGTGCCATCGACTTGGACCTGGGGCAGGGGATGGAGTCCGAGGCGCAGCGGGTCCGTGCGTGGGTGAAGAAAGAGGGCCCGCCCGAGACGCTGTTGCTGCGCATCCGGACCCAGGGGGCCGCGCCCGAGGAGGCCACGTCGATGCTGGAGGGGCTTCGCGAGGAGTTGCTGGGGCGAGGCGTCTTGTCCGTGGTCGTCGAGCGACGGGATATGCCGAGGGCGGAGGTGGAGGGGCGGCTCGCGGAGATTGCGGCATCGAGCCCATTGGTGGGAGCGCTTCTGGACGGACTGGCCCAACCCTTGGCACCTGGGCTCACGGGCGCGACGGAGGAGGGACGGCTCGCGGCCCGCCAGCTGCTGTCGGAGTTGGTGTTGGAGGCGTGGCGATGA
- a CDS encoding helix-turn-helix transcriptional regulator, with protein sequence MEFDTREFALRDRVIAALNSSPQILSVVLEKVRVLLLELLPADAMGPHITRPRQLPEPSWEGPVQLEHAMAVLVDVQPEIPGDTSLARDHWQSFVERAKALLTSLLPHLTQAVRNCRAMEGAFARSQLVEKLHEPPDAAYLVVEPPARERLRSPNAAALLGKWFERSEIHGSGLPLVLVERLDALTRMSAEQRLEHEVWARTYDDTCRVVKFIELPQSGGPPVWALLLHELPSALPLPDEMRRRLTQSQVRIAQAILRNWNNEQIASEFQLTRETVKTHVKNIFSKERLNCDNRTDFLYQAAKLMRPI encoded by the coding sequence ATGGAGTTCGATACTCGCGAGTTCGCCCTGAGAGATCGAGTCATCGCCGCGCTGAACAGCTCGCCGCAAATCCTCTCCGTCGTCCTGGAGAAAGTCCGAGTCCTCCTCCTGGAATTGCTTCCCGCGGACGCCATGGGACCGCACATCACCCGGCCCAGACAGCTCCCCGAGCCGTCCTGGGAGGGGCCGGTCCAGTTGGAACACGCGATGGCGGTCCTGGTGGATGTGCAGCCGGAGATTCCGGGAGACACCTCGCTCGCCCGCGACCATTGGCAATCCTTCGTGGAGCGAGCCAAGGCCCTCCTCACCAGCCTCCTGCCGCACCTGACCCAGGCGGTGCGCAACTGCCGCGCGATGGAAGGCGCGTTCGCGCGGTCCCAGCTCGTGGAGAAGCTTCACGAACCTCCCGATGCGGCCTATCTCGTGGTCGAGCCTCCTGCTCGTGAACGGCTCCGGTCTCCCAACGCCGCCGCCCTGCTGGGCAAATGGTTCGAGCGCTCCGAGATTCATGGCTCCGGACTTCCGCTGGTGCTCGTGGAGCGATTGGACGCGCTCACGCGAATGAGCGCGGAGCAGCGGTTGGAGCACGAGGTCTGGGCCCGGACATACGACGACACCTGCCGCGTGGTGAAGTTCATCGAGCTGCCCCAGTCAGGAGGCCCTCCCGTGTGGGCCCTGCTGCTCCACGAGCTGCCCAGCGCGCTCCCCCTCCCCGATGAGATGCGGCGGCGCCTGACCCAGTCACAGGTCCGGATTGCCCAAGCCATCCTCCGCAACTGGAACAACGAGCAGATTGCCTCGGAGTTCCAGCTCACCCGCGAGACCGTGAAGACCCACGTCAAGAACATCTTCAGCAAGGAACGGCTGAACTGTGACAACCGAACCGACTTCCTATACCAGGCGGCGAAGTTGATGCGACCGATTTGA
- a CDS encoding YopT-type cysteine protease domain-containing protein has translation MRKAQCPFNQTKVAFFEKQASITEKYKFRGICFILSLQWLELRNAGSTNAESITKLLHGGKFRELWVDFETQTQMASRLQKELRIEIEQAHVAAESFVPAISGLKGMINQLSTGETDLHIQLLARLQEIRAQRREQVLRERGAKGQLQRMFASEYEQLLGEAGTFSEQIMRKVFAMTLKMVVVDDLKVEKKRTLFADLLNWSHAGTIASQFVMLAGNAPAMFEIGFYGDGAHSIALYTEGNGTYSLFDPNYGVFGGNGDLNTLSQDLANLMEDKYPKMNKIVISWLTTD, from the coding sequence ATGCGCAAGGCGCAGTGCCCGTTCAATCAGACCAAGGTCGCCTTCTTCGAGAAACAGGCGAGCATCACCGAGAAGTACAAGTTCCGCGGCATCTGCTTCATCTTGTCGCTCCAGTGGCTGGAACTGCGGAACGCGGGCAGCACGAACGCGGAGAGCATCACCAAGCTCTTGCATGGCGGGAAGTTTCGCGAGCTCTGGGTGGACTTCGAAACCCAGACTCAGATGGCAAGCCGCCTCCAGAAGGAGCTGCGCATCGAGATTGAGCAGGCGCACGTCGCCGCGGAGAGCTTCGTCCCCGCCATCTCGGGGCTCAAGGGGATGATCAATCAGCTGAGCACCGGCGAAACCGACTTGCACATCCAGCTGCTCGCGCGACTGCAGGAGATTCGTGCGCAGCGGCGCGAGCAGGTCCTGCGCGAGCGCGGCGCCAAGGGCCAACTCCAGCGGATGTTCGCCTCCGAGTACGAGCAACTCCTCGGAGAAGCAGGGACCTTCTCGGAGCAGATCATGCGCAAGGTCTTCGCCATGACGCTCAAGATGGTCGTCGTCGATGACCTCAAGGTCGAGAAGAAGCGCACCCTCTTCGCCGACCTCTTGAACTGGTCACACGCGGGTACGATTGCGAGTCAGTTCGTGATGCTGGCAGGAAACGCTCCCGCCATGTTCGAGATTGGCTTCTATGGGGACGGCGCGCACTCCATCGCGCTGTACACAGAGGGCAATGGGACCTATTCGCTCTTCGACCCCAACTACGGCGTCTTTGGGGGCAATGGCGACCTCAACACGCTGAGCCAGGACCTCGCCAACCTGATGGAAGACAAGTACCCCAAGATGAACAAGATCGTCATCTCCTGGCTCACGACGGATTGA
- a CDS encoding cytochrome c oxidase assembly factor Coa1 family protein, whose translation MARIARGTQPQSSWAPRILMAALGAPLLCGGCGLAGFLYIRSESPYEQAVERVRNHRQVTAALGSPVSSDFMFKGNMKSQGDNGVAVMEIGLSGPRQDAVLYVNGVQTSGLWGFNRLRVVAHDGTVINVVGE comes from the coding sequence ATGGCACGAATCGCGCGTGGCACTCAGCCTCAAAGCTCCTGGGCCCCCCGAATCCTGATGGCCGCCTTGGGAGCTCCCTTGCTCTGTGGAGGCTGTGGCCTCGCGGGCTTCCTCTACATCCGCAGCGAGAGTCCTTATGAACAGGCCGTCGAGCGCGTGCGGAATCACCGGCAAGTCACCGCGGCTTTGGGCAGTCCAGTCAGTTCAGACTTCATGTTCAAGGGGAACATGAAGTCCCAGGGCGACAATGGCGTCGCGGTGATGGAGATAGGCCTCTCGGGTCCCAGACAAGACGCTGTCTTGTATGTGAATGGTGTCCAGACCAGTGGACTGTGGGGCTTCAATCGGCTCCGCGTCGTCGCGCACGACGGCACGGTCATCAACGTCGTCGGGGAGTAG
- a CDS encoding LysR family transcriptional regulator, which translates to MRAKIDLDLNDVALFVRVVQRRSFSAAARERGVPVSTVSRRIARLESALGLRLLERTTRTLRLTDAGRKYFDHAERAMDDLAQGTGQVRELQDAPRGRVRIAAPTAFGPAVADVVYLYLAKHPGVSVDLEIDGRRPDPDSGFDIAILTEKSKDTDDFVAREVRPMTRKLLFASPHYLKVHGTPRGVEDLAVHDCIATRATDGHATWTLAQGRTKRRFTFAPRLYVSEFSAAYRAVLAGVGIAMLPESVCAQDVSKRRMARVLEGWEGEAAGVYLLYRAHRSLTAAVRTCIDHLLAELPATQLVRSAREN; encoded by the coding sequence ATGCGTGCAAAAATAGACCTGGACCTCAACGACGTCGCTCTCTTCGTGCGCGTGGTACAACGGCGGAGCTTCTCTGCCGCTGCTCGTGAGCGCGGGGTTCCCGTCTCGACGGTGAGCCGCCGCATCGCCCGGCTCGAGTCGGCGCTCGGCCTGCGGCTCCTCGAGCGCACGACGAGGACGCTTCGCCTGACGGACGCGGGGCGTAAATACTTCGACCATGCCGAACGCGCGATGGACGACCTCGCGCAAGGCACCGGGCAGGTTCGCGAGCTCCAGGATGCGCCTCGCGGCCGCGTTCGCATCGCCGCGCCGACTGCCTTCGGACCTGCTGTCGCCGACGTGGTCTACCTGTATCTCGCCAAGCACCCGGGCGTGTCGGTCGACCTGGAGATCGACGGACGTCGCCCCGACCCCGACAGCGGCTTTGACATCGCGATCCTGACGGAGAAATCGAAAGACACCGACGACTTTGTTGCACGCGAGGTCCGCCCCATGACCCGAAAGTTGCTGTTCGCGAGCCCGCATTACCTGAAGGTGCACGGCACGCCTCGCGGAGTCGAGGACCTCGCCGTTCACGACTGCATCGCGACGCGCGCCACGGACGGACACGCAACGTGGACGCTCGCCCAAGGTCGCACGAAGCGACGTTTCACCTTCGCGCCGCGCCTCTATGTGAGCGAGTTCTCCGCTGCCTATCGAGCGGTGCTCGCGGGTGTCGGCATCGCGATGCTCCCCGAGTCCGTGTGCGCCCAGGATGTGAGCAAGAGGCGCATGGCTCGAGTCCTGGAAGGATGGGAAGGGGAGGCTGCCGGTGTCTATCTTCTCTACCGCGCCCATCGGTCGCTGACGGCGGCGGTACGGACCTGCATCGACCACCTGCTTGCGGAGCTTCCCGCCACTCAGCTGGTCCGCAGTGCTCGCGAGAACTGA